One Aspergillus oryzae RIB40 DNA, chromosome 2 genomic window carries:
- a CDS encoding uncharacterized protein (predicted protein) — protein sequence MLGASSETEYGLAQSSSNFTYIKQHLGVKWESYKCWVVKHIDAQAEGGCSYTVKSGGWNAIRDYMNWIRAGLEHWNLWDEASIESFVQQAEDVLREHSNDSGNDWNYSVDEYWKDRNGQTQDDEEFEEEPDEEPQKQPPKAQDRRTEEFHFPGPWHTHLVFLQLQCPLGGNVSDVNCN from the coding sequence ATGCTTGGCGCGTCAAGCGAGACCGAGTATGGTTTAGCTCAAAGCTCCTCGAACTTTACTTATATCAAACAACACCTTGGTGTAAAGTGGGAAAGTTATAAGTGCTGGGTCGTTAAGCACATTGATGCCCAAGCCGAAGGTGGATGCAGCTATACGGTGAAAAGCGGTGGCTGGAATGCCATCCGAGACTACATGAATTGGATTCGCGCTGGATTGGAACACTGGAACTTGTGGGACGAGGCATCGATCGAGTCTTTTGTGCAACAGGCGGAGGATGTGCTTAGAGAGCACTCCAACGATTCGGGCAATGACTGGAATTATTCCGTCGACGAGTACTGGAAGGACCGCAACGGCCAAActcaggatgatgaagagtTTGAGGAAGAACCCGATGAAGAACCTCAGAAACAACCTCCGAAAGCACAAGACCGACGAACTGAGGAATTTCATTTCCCTGGCCCATGGCACACACACTTAGTGTTCCTTCAGCTGCAGTGTCCACTGGGGGGAAATGTTAGCGATGTCAACTGTAACTGA
- a CDS encoding zinc-binding alcohol dehydrogenase family protein (NADPH:quinone reductase and related Zn-dependent oxidoreductases): MPVPDTFLAATVNKPYAQHVVSNRSLQPLESGEVAIKITATAINPVDWKIRDYNFFIKEYPAVLGSDAAGEIVAVGADVSNFAVGDRVFFQGIIGRYDSSTFQQYCKMPAALVSKTPSNISDDQAAGISLATVAVVTAFYDKSGQGLTPPWDPNGPQVGNGKAIVIIGGASSVGQYAIQLAKLSGFEKIVTNASAQNHEWLKKLGAHVVLDRAPSSPEDFKAAIGGLPLEFVFDAISVKETQALGVGIVQATKGADKIVTVQGADSDAIALGQSKEPKVAVKQVLGLGSSPALRYLSEPLVKHLGGEDGYIAKNVFVPNRVHLVEGGLNTVEQALAKNKEGVSGEKVVFRPNEGAN; encoded by the coding sequence ATGCCTGTCCCCGACACCTTCCTAGCGGCTACGGTCAACAAGCCCTACGCCCAACATGTCGTTTCCAACCGCTCCTTGCAACCACTTGAATCGGGAGAAGTCGCTATCAAAATTACTGCCACGGCCATTAACCCCGTTGACTGGAAGATCCGTGACTACAATTTCTTTATTAAAGAGTACCCTGCCGTATTAGGATCGGATGCCGCCGGCGAGATTGTTGCTGTCGGGGCCGACGTCTCCAACTTTGCTGTGGGCGATCGGGTATTCTTCCAGGGTATCATTGGAAGATATGactcctccaccttccaACAATACTGCAAGATGCCGGCCGCGCTGGTCTCCAAGACGCCTAGTAACATTAGCGACGACCAAGCCGCAGGAATAAGTCTTGCGACCGTGGCTGTCGTGACAGCATTCTACGACAAGTCGGGCCAAGGGTTAACCCCACCATGGGACCCGAATGGCCCGCAGGTCGGAAATGGCAAAGCCATAGTGATCATCGGGGGCGCCTCATCTGTGGGCCAATATGCTATTCAATTAGCTAAGCTGTCGGGTTTCGAAAAGATTGTTACCAACGCAAGTGCTCAAAACCACGAGTGGCTTAAGAAGCTAGGCGCACATGTTGTCCTGGACCGAGCCCCTTCGAGCCCGGAGGATTTCAAGGCTGCGATCGGCGGGTTGCCTCTGGAATTCGTGTTCGATGCTATCTCGGTGAAAGAGACGCAGGCATTGGGTGTGGGCATTGTCCAGGCTACCAAAGGCGCCGATAAGATCGTGACAGTCCAGGGTGCCGACTCGGATGCTATTGCACTTGGTCAATCGAAGGAGCCGAAGGTAGCGGTTAAGCAGGTCTTGGGATTGGGGAGCTCCCCAGCATTACGTTATCTTAGCGAGCCTCTGGTGAAACATCTCGGAGGTGAGGATGGTTATATCGCGAAGAACGTTTTTGTTCCTAACCGGGTGCATTTGGTTGAAGGAGGGTTGAACACCGTGGAACAGGCGCTGGCGAAGAATAAAGAAGGTGTCTCTGGCGAGAAGGTTGTATTCCGCCCCAATGAGGGAGCGAATTAA